In one window of Rhodoglobus vestalii DNA:
- a CDS encoding NUDIX hydrolase family protein, with amino-acid sequence MSSVGTPDPNSSWLSEEELAETRRRLPLLYVEAVPVRVDGLGRVTEIGTLVRGNDGEITRTLVSGRVLYGETLRDALFRHLEKDLGPMAFPLLPANPTPFMVAEYFPWPGESQFTDSRQHAVSMAYVVPMTGTCEPRQDALELTWLSPAEAASEAVTSDMEGGRGALLRAALASVGVLP; translated from the coding sequence ATGAGCTCCGTTGGCACACCAGACCCCAACTCGTCTTGGCTATCAGAGGAAGAACTTGCGGAGACCCGCAGGCGGCTTCCCCTCCTCTATGTTGAGGCTGTTCCGGTGCGCGTGGATGGGCTGGGTCGCGTCACCGAGATCGGCACTCTGGTGCGCGGCAATGATGGAGAGATCACTCGCACCCTCGTTTCGGGCCGTGTCCTGTATGGCGAGACGTTGCGCGATGCTCTGTTCCGTCATCTGGAAAAGGATCTGGGCCCGATGGCCTTCCCACTTCTGCCAGCGAACCCAACACCGTTTATGGTTGCCGAATACTTTCCGTGGCCCGGCGAAAGCCAGTTCACTGACTCCCGCCAGCATGCCGTCTCAATGGCGTATGTCGTTCCCATGACTGGCACGTGCGAACCCCGCCAGGATGCGCTCGAGTTGACCTGGTTGAGCCCCGCCGAGGCAGCATCCGAAGCGGTCACCTCCGACATGGAGGGTGGCCGCGGCGCACTGCTGCGCGCGGCACTCGCCTCTGTCGGCGTGCTGCCTTAG
- a CDS encoding alpha/beta hydrolase: MQIDSSAVLWSAPERERAGRPLLVLLHGYGSHEGDLFAMAPGLPLEPVIASLRAPIPENGGFSWFPINLSGDGSHNLELVDESARAVLTWLDDQQYTGVSLLGFSQGAAMTLQLLRLAPERFRSAVALSGFVASAEHPNDAQLASIRPPVFWGRGTDDAVIPAAAIERTEKWLVDHTRAESHIYEGLAHSISTDELNDFVSFLSTHG; this comes from the coding sequence ATGCAGATTGATTCGTCAGCAGTTCTCTGGTCGGCCCCAGAACGCGAGAGGGCCGGGCGACCGTTGCTGGTTCTGCTCCACGGCTATGGCTCGCATGAGGGTGACCTGTTTGCGATGGCGCCGGGGCTTCCGCTCGAACCGGTGATCGCCTCGCTGCGGGCACCCATCCCAGAGAATGGCGGCTTTTCGTGGTTTCCCATCAACCTCAGCGGTGACGGTAGCCACAATCTAGAACTAGTGGATGAATCGGCGCGGGCCGTGCTCACCTGGCTTGATGACCAGCAGTACACGGGTGTGAGCCTCCTCGGTTTCTCGCAGGGTGCGGCGATGACGCTCCAACTTCTGCGGCTCGCCCCGGAGCGCTTCCGCTCTGCCGTAGCACTCTCCGGGTTTGTGGCCAGTGCGGAGCATCCCAATGACGCGCAGCTGGCGAGCATCCGCCCACCCGTATTTTGGGGTCGTGGCACTGATGATGCGGTGATTCCGGCGGCGGCTATCGAGCGCACCGAGAAGTGGCTGGTTGATCACACGCGTGCCGAGTCGCACATTTATGAGGGGCTGGCGCATTCGATTTCGACGGATGAGTTGAACGACTTTGTGAGCTTCTTGAGCACGCACGGGTAG